The Miscanthus floridulus cultivar M001 chromosome 17, ASM1932011v1, whole genome shotgun sequence genome has a window encoding:
- the LOC136516882 gene encoding uncharacterized protein At5g19025-like — MLRPFLSPHHRSAAAPAPAPAPIAAAAGAAAMRPASSSRSSAGGGGTHHHHHHNHGGGHNNVSVSPPACTTCRHAPSSATLDLLILLLVLFSLAFLLASSLSHVARSLSPLLATPPAVAALAYTAAALPYLAATAVLAAAAFLSCRRLPRRRCRNPRCRGLRKALEFDVQLQTEEDVRAGAGSTVGGADAAMWREIEALPWKGGQGGNNPDYECLRAELRRMAPPNGRVVLLFRNRCGCPVAKLEGWGAPKSKRRNKKGTQGSFHDRGVR; from the exons ATGCTCCGGCCATTCCTCTCCCCTCACCACCGCTctgccgccgcccccgcccccgcccccgcccccatcGCAGCAGCCGCGGGCGCCGCGGCGATGCGACCCGCGTCCTCCTCCCGCTCCTCAGCCGGCGGAGGCGggacccaccaccaccaccatcacaacCACGGCGGCGGCCACAACAACGTCTCCGTCTCGCCGCCGGCGTGCACGACGTGCAGGCACGCCCCGTCGTCGGCCACGCTCGATCTCCTCATCCTGCTGCTCGTGCTCTTCTCGCTCGCCTTCCTGCTCGCCTCCTCGCTCTCGCACGTCGCGCGCTCGCTCTCCCCGCTGCTCGCCACGCCGCCCGCCGTCGCCGCGCTCGCCTAcaccgccgccgcgctgccctaCCTGGCCGCGACCGccgtgctcgccgccgccgcgttcCTCTCCTGCCGCCGGCTCCCGCGGCGCCGCTGCCGCAACCCGCGCTGCCGTGGCCTGCGGAAGGCGCTGGAGTTCGACGTCCAGCTGCAGACCGAGGAGGACGTGCGCGCCGGCGCCGGGAGCACCGTCGGCGGCGCCGACGCGGCCATGTGGCGCGAGATCGAGGCGCTGCCGTGGAAGGGCGGCCAGGGCGGGAACAACCCGGACTACGAGTGCCTTCGCGCCGAGCTCCGCCGGATGGCGCCGCCCAACGGCCGAGTCGTGCTGCTCTTCCGCAACCGCTGTGGCTGCCCTGTTGCTAAGCTCGAAGGATGGGGCGCCCCCAAGAGCAAACGGCGCAACAAGAA GGGCACGCAAGGTTCGTTCCATGACCGAGGGGTGAGGTGA